In Alkalihalobacillus sp. FSL W8-0930, a single window of DNA contains:
- a CDS encoding response regulator transcription factor translates to MADYTVMVVDDDKDIRDGIDIYLKNDGYRVLQAENGREALNLLEMNEVHLLILDIMMPEMNGIEATFKIRQERNIPIIMLSAKSEETDKIHGLSIGADDYITKPFHPMELMARVKSQMRRYTQLGTYEKKDTVIRVDGLTLDQEAKCVQLDGVTIKLTPIEYRITELLMRHLGRVFSIHEIYERVWNEPAYNSENIVAVHIRKIREKVEVDPKNPRYVKVVWGVGYLIEKEANRS, encoded by the coding sequence ATGGCAGATTACACAGTCATGGTTGTGGATGATGACAAAGATATTCGTGACGGCATTGATATCTATTTAAAGAATGATGGATACCGGGTGCTCCAGGCGGAAAATGGGCGAGAGGCACTAAATCTACTTGAAATGAATGAGGTTCATCTTCTTATTTTAGATATCATGATGCCCGAGATGAATGGAATTGAGGCTACATTTAAAATAAGGCAGGAACGAAATATACCGATTATTATGTTGAGTGCGAAGTCTGAGGAAACAGACAAGATTCACGGTCTATCGATTGGCGCGGACGATTATATCACAAAGCCATTTCATCCAATGGAGCTGATGGCACGGGTGAAATCGCAAATGAGAAGATATACACAGCTTGGCACGTATGAAAAAAAGGATACAGTTATAAGAGTAGACGGACTGACCCTTGATCAAGAAGCAAAGTGTGTCCAACTTGATGGGGTTACGATCAAGTTGACTCCTATTGAATATCGCATAACTGAGCTACTTATGAGACATCTTGGACGTGTGTTTTCGATTCATGAAATCTACGAGAGAGTGTGGAATGAACCTGCTTATAACTCTGAAAATATCGTTGCTGTTCATATACGCAAGATCAGAGAGAAAGTCGAAGTCGATCCTAAAAATCCTCGTTATGTAAAAGTAGTTTGGGGCGTAGGCTATCTGATTGAAAAGGAGGCGAATCGATCATGA
- a CDS encoding HAMP domain-containing sensor histidine kinase has product MREHFGKTISWSLLLGIALVGVFSLLNNIGDIGSLVYAVFNFMDFTTPLIIVLGVAAIFFLATSFKLDLDWFEDNSMRGNYKKISLDVRLIILAVTLMFDFFFFLGAGLDSFSSLNYIDMGFFIIFALYIFFIWLALHQIVWLYLEINDSTYLIEGLKQGVVLRTYRTIRDAFSNITLLFKLLVFILVIFVWGIGSIFLAIAPSDTSAILFILCTLFVGIPTLILFLLRLGYLNQVIKQTEQLTNGTLRAPLEIKGHSFITTHAKHINQLREGISTSMNEQAKSERMKTELITNVSHDLRTPLTSIITYTDLLKNPDLPTEERQSYVDVLARKSERLKVLIDDLFDVSKMASGQIELKKANIELKQLIQQAIVEHQEAFDQEQLDLRLNMPDDELFVYVDGQKCWRMLDNLLLNVSKYSQPGTRVYLTVTEQDEQVDIVIKNISRFELSENPEELFERFKRADEARHTEGSGLGLAIAQSIAELHGGQLNLDIDGDLFKVTIHLNNQRELRSN; this is encoded by the coding sequence ATGAGAGAGCATTTTGGAAAAACGATTAGTTGGAGTTTGTTGTTGGGAATTGCGCTTGTGGGTGTGTTCAGTCTGTTAAACAATATTGGCGACATAGGATCTCTTGTATATGCTGTATTTAATTTTATGGATTTTACGACTCCTTTAATCATAGTACTTGGAGTCGCAGCAATCTTCTTTTTAGCTACTTCCTTTAAGCTTGACCTTGACTGGTTTGAAGATAATTCCATGAGGGGAAATTATAAAAAAATTTCTCTTGATGTTCGTTTAATCATTTTAGCAGTAACATTGATGTTCGACTTTTTCTTTTTCTTAGGAGCAGGTTTGGATTCCTTTAGTAGTCTAAATTATATCGATATGGGCTTCTTTATCATCTTCGCCCTCTACATCTTTTTCATCTGGCTCGCACTTCACCAAATAGTATGGCTTTATCTTGAGATTAACGATAGCACTTATTTAATCGAGGGATTAAAACAAGGAGTTGTTCTAAGAACGTATCGAACCATTCGCGACGCTTTCTCAAATATAACTTTGTTGTTTAAGTTACTCGTTTTTATACTTGTTATTTTTGTATGGGGAATTGGTTCGATATTCTTAGCCATTGCTCCGAGCGATACATCAGCAATCCTGTTTATATTGTGTACGTTATTCGTAGGCATACCAACCCTCATACTCTTCCTACTAAGACTCGGCTACCTTAACCAGGTCATCAAACAAACCGAGCAGCTCACAAACGGAACGCTTCGTGCACCTTTAGAGATAAAAGGGCATTCATTTATCACCACTCATGCTAAACATATCAATCAGCTGCGTGAAGGCATTTCAACCTCAATGAATGAGCAGGCAAAAAGTGAACGGATGAAGACAGAGCTTATTACAAATGTCAGTCACGACTTACGAACTCCGTTAACATCAATTATTACGTACACGGATCTACTGAAAAACCCTGACTTACCAACAGAGGAGAGACAATCGTATGTGGACGTTCTTGCGAGAAAGTCTGAGCGATTAAAAGTTCTTATTGACGATTTGTTCGATGTGTCAAAAATGGCAAGTGGTCAAATTGAGTTAAAGAAAGCTAATATTGAGTTGAAGCAGCTGATTCAACAAGCGATTGTCGAGCATCAGGAAGCTTTCGATCAGGAGCAGTTAGATTTGCGCTTGAACATGCCGGATGACGAGTTGTTTGTGTATGTAGATGGGCAGAAATGCTGGCGTATGCTCGATAATCTTTTATTGAATGTCTCAAAGTATTCGCAACCGGGTACGCGTGTATATTTAACAGTAACGGAACAAGACGAACAAGTAGACATTGTGATCAAAAACATCTCGCGCTTTGAACTAAGTGAGAATCCTGAGGAATTATTTGAGCGCTTTAAGCGTGCTGATGAAGCTCGTCACACAGAAGGATCAGGACTCGGCCTGGCTATTGCGCAATCCATTGCTGAACTACATGGTGGTCAATTAAATCTGGACATTGATGGTGATTTGTTTAAAGTAACCATTCATCTAAATAACCAAAGAGAGCTTCGTTCTAACTGA
- a CDS encoding MepB family protein: protein MHSELLIRAILQENYTLENLIKENSNKDYEGFSVRIDGVAFRSRLAKATPKKKGYFVAVWLKDNQGINQAYSEDQTPDKTIISVIDETLHMKGQFVFPKEEMIKRGIIKTESQKGKMAFRVYPDWVTGLNATAKKTQDWQSLYFIDLSDHQPVKEIELLYFHK, encoded by the coding sequence ATGCATTCAGAGTTACTTATTCGGGCCATTCTTCAAGAGAATTATACATTAGAAAATCTTATAAAAGAGAATAGTAACAAAGACTATGAAGGCTTTTCTGTACGTATTGATGGTGTTGCTTTTCGGAGTCGCCTTGCAAAAGCTACTCCGAAAAAGAAAGGGTACTTTGTAGCTGTCTGGTTAAAAGACAATCAAGGAATAAATCAAGCTTATTCAGAAGATCAAACCCCTGACAAGACCATTATCTCAGTTATCGATGAGACACTTCACATGAAAGGACAATTTGTCTTTCCGAAAGAGGAAATGATAAAACGAGGGATCATCAAAACGGAAAGTCAAAAAGGAAAAATGGCTTTTAGAGTCTATCCAGATTGGGTCACAGGATTAAATGCTACCGCTAAGAAAACGCAGGATTGGCAAAGCCTATACTTCATAGACTTATCAGATCATCAACCAGTAAAAGAGATTGAGCTATTATATTTTCACAAATAA
- a CDS encoding MFS transporter: MENVKAKKLFQNKGYVYMIAAQTLSSLGSWLDMLALMGLVALKWNASPLEMSGVILMLVAPMVLLAPIAGVLADRFERKHIMIISNVVCIVLVLGIAFSTALWQVYVLLFVRGFFESLFGPAKSGKVKEIVGMDHIQAAMGISGMIDNASKIIGPFLSGLLVAVIGIQGSFITNAIVIGVSTLILLKVPKSIQTPQKDQTVKKSWMTTLQSDLREGFAFLRTIPVVLISVLLLSFMMLALQIADTQIIILLRDIFSDPTKVMGYGIACAGTGTFLASAYYARRKIRSTLTILFIATLTMGCVLVSVALLKGLPIPTLYIVYPALFFIMGFSIGAVSITTTILTQKQTPVDKTGRVFGFINSLTTFGMLLGIITGGLLSEGFGVVVAFILSGSLLIVLGLVTIPVKYVVERRHIHVSESIASVQGKA, from the coding sequence TTGGAAAATGTAAAGGCTAAAAAGCTGTTTCAAAACAAGGGATATGTGTACATGATTGCTGCACAAACGTTATCATCGCTTGGAAGCTGGCTGGATATGCTTGCTTTAATGGGGCTTGTTGCTTTGAAGTGGAATGCGTCGCCACTTGAAATGTCTGGAGTGATCCTGATGCTTGTGGCTCCAATGGTACTTCTAGCGCCAATTGCTGGAGTGTTAGCAGATCGGTTTGAACGGAAGCACATTATGATCATCTCAAACGTCGTTTGTATTGTTCTTGTTCTTGGCATTGCATTTTCCACTGCTCTTTGGCAGGTTTATGTTCTGTTATTTGTGCGAGGATTTTTTGAGTCGCTTTTTGGACCCGCTAAAAGTGGAAAGGTCAAAGAAATCGTTGGCATGGATCACATTCAAGCAGCGATGGGAATCAGTGGAATGATTGATAATGCGTCTAAAATCATCGGGCCTTTTCTCAGTGGGCTGTTGGTTGCTGTGATTGGAATTCAAGGTTCTTTTATCACAAATGCTATTGTAATTGGGGTCTCTACATTAATCCTATTAAAAGTACCGAAATCGATTCAAACTCCTCAAAAAGATCAAACAGTAAAAAAGAGCTGGATGACTACATTACAATCTGACTTACGAGAAGGATTTGCGTTTCTCCGTACCATACCCGTTGTGTTAATAAGTGTGTTGTTGCTCAGCTTTATGATGCTAGCTCTTCAAATTGCAGACACTCAAATCATCATTCTCTTACGTGATATTTTTTCAGATCCGACAAAGGTCATGGGCTACGGCATCGCTTGTGCTGGAACAGGGACGTTTTTAGCGAGTGCGTACTACGCAAGGAGGAAAATTCGCTCAACACTAACGATTTTATTTATAGCTACGTTAACTATGGGATGTGTTCTAGTATCTGTTGCGTTGCTTAAAGGTCTCCCTATTCCAACACTTTACATCGTGTATCCCGCATTATTTTTTATCATGGGCTTTTCGATTGGAGCCGTCTCCATTACGACCACCATTCTGACTCAAAAACAAACACCTGTGGATAAGACGGGGCGTGTCTTTGGATTTATTAACAGTTTAACCACATTCGGCATGTTACTCGGTATTATAACGGGTGGACTACTATCGGAAGGATTCGGAGTTGTGGTAGCATTTATTTTATCAGGGAGCTTGCTTATTGTTCTTGGGCTTGTCACAATCCCTGTTAAATACGTGGTAGAAAGAAGGCACATCCATGTCTCCGAAAGTATCGCAAGCGTACAAGGAAAAGCGTAG
- a CDS encoding TetR family transcriptional regulator — protein MSPKVSQAYKEKRRNEIIAAAKTVFIRKGFEKTTMHDVVEESGMSRGGVYQYFSNTEEMMRALMDQGEEAFTGQKDRLYEKYETSWGVLNSVVEAHNIVPMDPVGLVIYEYFVAGFREASKERTQFLKKRLQNVKGFYIDVIEKGTEAGEFNPKQTPDVIASYLIILTDGLILHRNLGEEMETDIGGLIEGLKMYLRNALGMD, from the coding sequence ATGTCTCCGAAAGTATCGCAAGCGTACAAGGAAAAGCGTAGAAATGAAATTATTGCAGCGGCTAAAACCGTTTTTATCCGAAAAGGATTTGAAAAAACAACAATGCACGATGTAGTAGAAGAATCGGGAATGAGCCGAGGCGGCGTCTATCAATACTTCTCAAATACTGAAGAGATGATGAGAGCCTTGATGGATCAAGGTGAAGAAGCATTCACGGGGCAAAAAGACAGACTTTATGAAAAGTATGAAACGAGTTGGGGCGTACTCAATTCGGTCGTAGAGGCGCATAACATCGTACCAATGGATCCAGTTGGCTTAGTGATTTACGAATATTTTGTTGCGGGTTTCAGAGAAGCAAGTAAAGAACGAACACAGTTTTTAAAAAAGCGCCTACAGAACGTGAAGGGCTTTTACATTGATGTAATAGAAAAGGGAACAGAAGCAGGAGAGTTTAACCCGAAACAAACACCGGATGTCATTGCATCGTATCTCATCATCCTGACAGACGGTTTAATTCTTCATCGGAATTTAGGCGAAGAGATGGAGACAGACATAGGTGGACTAATTGAAGGGTTAAAAATGTATTTGAGAAATGCGTTAGGTATGGATTAA
- a CDS encoding MBL fold metallo-hydrolase has translation MRMKVTKINHVYQLTFMPTLFPVNCYLIEEEEYLTLIDAALPSSYKKIMKTAERIGKPIQQVILTHAHSDHIGSLDKLKELLPHVQVSISKRDARLLKGDKGLLQGEDDTPIRGGVPTSIQTLPDRLLVEGDQIGSLTVVETPGHTPGSISLLDTRTNAVIVGDALQVRGGIAVSGVMKWRFPAPAFATWSKVKALQSVLKIRELNPTLLAVGHGQMIASPEEQINLAIKEAERRHMG, from the coding sequence ATGAGAATGAAGGTAACAAAGATCAATCATGTCTATCAGCTGACTTTTATGCCTACGTTGTTTCCAGTAAATTGTTACCTTATCGAGGAAGAAGAGTACCTTACACTCATTGATGCGGCCTTACCGTCTAGCTACAAGAAAATAATGAAGACCGCCGAGAGAATTGGAAAACCGATTCAGCAGGTTATCTTAACACATGCACATAGTGATCATATTGGGTCGTTAGATAAACTAAAAGAACTGCTGCCACATGTTCAAGTTAGCATATCAAAAAGGGATGCCCGGTTATTAAAAGGTGATAAAGGACTTTTACAAGGTGAAGATGATACACCTATTCGGGGCGGTGTTCCAACATCGATTCAAACGTTACCAGATCGGTTGCTTGTAGAAGGCGACCAAATTGGTTCCTTGACTGTTGTTGAAACTCCGGGGCATACACCAGGATCTATCAGTCTTCTTGATACACGAACAAATGCAGTCATTGTAGGGGATGCGCTTCAAGTAAGAGGAGGCATTGCTGTATCAGGTGTCATGAAATGGCGTTTTCCAGCTCCTGCATTCGCAACGTGGAGTAAAGTAAAGGCTCTTCAAAGTGTACTAAAAATCCGTGAGTTGAATCCAACACTACTTGCTGTTGGACATGGACAAATGATAGCGTCTCCTGAAGAACAAATTAATTTGGCAATAAAGGAAGCGGAAAGAAGGCATATGGGATGA
- a CDS encoding TetR/AcrR family transcriptional regulator, translated as MTPRRGLTISDIVDSASNIADEQGLKQLSIGVLAEKLKIKPPSLYNHVRGLDELHDLLAVHGCQKLYERLEESVLDVSKEDAVKQFSYAYVRFAKEHPGLYEATSRAAEEENVELKHAQEQIVFVILRVLEAFDLETDHAIHVIRMLRSMLHGFVTLEQAQGFGLPYDLDQTLDVMIGTFLKGLTDATDDLA; from the coding sequence ATGACTCCAAGAAGAGGTTTAACAATATCAGACATAGTAGACTCAGCATCTAACATTGCTGATGAGCAGGGGCTAAAACAGTTATCAATCGGAGTATTGGCTGAGAAATTAAAGATCAAGCCACCCTCTTTATATAATCATGTTCGTGGCCTCGATGAGCTTCATGATTTACTTGCCGTTCATGGATGTCAAAAGCTTTATGAAAGGTTAGAAGAGAGCGTCTTAGATGTGAGTAAAGAGGATGCTGTTAAGCAATTTAGCTATGCTTACGTTAGATTTGCCAAGGAGCATCCTGGACTATATGAAGCGACCTCTCGTGCTGCGGAGGAGGAAAACGTTGAGCTGAAACATGCGCAAGAACAGATCGTATTTGTGATTTTGCGAGTACTAGAGGCATTTGACTTAGAGACTGATCATGCGATTCACGTCATTCGGATGCTGCGCAGTATGTTACATGGTTTTGTTACGCTTGAGCAGGCGCAAGGATTTGGTTTGCCATACGACTTAGACCAAACACTCGATGTGATGATTGGTACATTTTTGAAGGGGTTAACGGATGCTACTGATGATTTAGCTTAA
- a CDS encoding DUF3888 domain-containing protein produces the protein MKQNRTLLMIILSLSISFGFNCVSLAESPQDPETKAILTLLFPETVKEIKKQFPDRSFDLWNAEILAMNNVNNEDYSIKLSVKYNTYTGAHNPPEGNIVVTYFITLDGVRVLGLKSVE, from the coding sequence ATGAAACAAAATCGAACCCTGTTAATGATCATTCTGAGCTTGTCTATAAGCTTCGGTTTTAACTGTGTAAGTCTTGCGGAATCCCCTCAAGACCCTGAAACAAAAGCCATCCTTACCCTGCTGTTTCCAGAGACAGTAAAAGAAATAAAGAAGCAGTTCCCTGATCGAAGCTTTGACCTTTGGAATGCAGAGATCCTAGCTATGAATAACGTTAATAACGAAGATTATTCCATCAAGCTTTCCGTTAAATACAACACTTACACCGGGGCACACAATCCCCCTGAAGGTAATATTGTGGTGACGTATTTCATTACGCTAGATGGTGTGAGAGTGTTAGGTTTAAAAAGCGTTGAGTGA